The sequence below is a genomic window from Fibrobacter sp..
CTTACAAAGGCCTCGATTTGCAAGGTGTACATACCAATTGTTGCTGTTTTGCTTTTTAGTATGTAAGTTGCTAGTTTGTGTGTAACAAAAAGCGCAAAATTCCTGCTTGGGCGTCCTCAAATGTTAAAAGAAAGCCCCGAAAACGTTCTTTCGGGATAAAAATCTGTGAATTTATTTGAAATTTTACATACCTAAAGCCGTCTGAGCGGCCTTTTGGTATGTATAAGTCAAAAAATCGCCTTTCTTAGGGCGCCTAGGCTTGGCGCTCTTCGAGCGCAAGCTTGGCCGCTCGGTCATAGAAAATGCAAGCATTTTCTGCGGCATTCGCTTTATCTGGCTTGGCGCTCTTTGAGCGCAAGCCTTTCGGCTCGGCCATAGAAAAATGCAAGCATTTTTCTGCGGCACTCGCCTTATCAGGCTTTTATAATCGTGTCCTTGGCGAGGACGACGATGCCGGATTCTGTCACGTGGAAGAGCTTCTTGTCGCGTTCCAGGTCGTAGCCGATCTGGAAGCCGGCCGGAATGTGCAGGCCCTTTTCCACGATTGCGCGGCGCACCTTCGCGCCGGGCCCGATGGTCACGTTCGGGAACAGAATCGATTCTTCGACAAGAGCATCTTTCTGGATGGACACGCCGGGGGAGAGGATGCTTTTGACCACGGTGCCGCCACCGATGATGCAGCCCGAAGACACGATGGAGTCGATGGCGGCACCCTGGTGGGCGTTGCCATCGCCCGCGAAGAATCGTGCGGGCGGCTGGTTCCAGTTGAACGTACGGATGGGCCAGTAGTTGTTGTACAAATCGAACGGCGGGTTCTCGGAACACAGGTCCATGTTCGCCTCGAAGAAGGCGTCGAGCGTTCCCACGTCGCGCCAGTAGCCCTTGGTAGAAGCCTGTTCGCCGCGCACGATGTTCGTGTTGAAGTCGTACACGTAAACGGGGTAGTCCTTGTACAGGCTCGGGATGATGTGTTTGCCGAAGTCGGTCGCGCCGCTCGCCGCACCCTTCATGAGTTCGCGCACCAGGAACTTGCTCGTGAAAATGTAGTTGCCCATGCTCGCGAGGCAGTAGCCGGGGTTGCCGGGCATTTCCTTCGGGTTCTTG
It includes:
- the glgC gene encoding glucose-1-phosphate adenylyltransferase; the protein is MSWSYSREHQKNILCMIMAGGQGSRLQPLTRDRAKPAVHFGGTYRIIDFVLNNFINSGIFKIKVLTQFKSDSLNKHISAAWNLNASLDQYVDLVPAQMRTGDDWYKGTADAIFQNINLITDERPDLVAIFGGDHIYKMDINQMIDFHLSRAALLTIAAIPVPVSEAREFGIIEVDQDNRMIGFEEKPKNPKEMPGNPGYCLASMGNYIFTSKFLVRELMKGAASGATDFGKHIIPSLYKDYPVYVYDFNTNIVRGEQASTKGYWRDVGTLDAFFEANMDLCSENPPFDLYNNYWPIRTFNWNQPPARFFAGDGNAHQGAAIDSIVSSGCIIGGGTVVKSILSPGVSIQKDALVEESILFPNVTIGPGAKVRRAIVEKGLHIPAGFQIGYDLERDKKLFHVTESGIVVLAKDTIIKA